A DNA window from Drosophila virilis strain 15010-1051.87 chromosome 4, Dvir_AGI_RSII-ME, whole genome shotgun sequence contains the following coding sequences:
- the Fatp1 gene encoding long-chain fatty acid transport protein 4: MGWFFAVLVALIALLLTRSWRWFYIAGATAKRDLTALWAYGKLLRYTKRHERLNHTVADVFEENVTAHPEKIAVISETQKWTFRQVNEHANRVANVLQAQGYRKGDVVGLLMENRAEYVATWLGLSKIGIITPLINTNLRGPSLLHSITVAHCHALIYGEDFVEAMSDITKELPNDLTLFQFNNENNNTQSEAVKQAKNLNTLLSAASTQKPGKAQVDHHDKLVYIYTSGTTGLPKAAVISHSRYLFIAAGIHYTMGFKNDDVFYTPLPLYHTAGGIMCMGQSVIFGSTVSIRKKFSASNYFADCAKFNATVGQYIGEMARYILATKPSDYDRAHRVRLVFGNGLRPQIWPQFVERFNIAKVGEFYGATEGNANIMNHDNTVGAIGFVSRILPQVYPISIIRADPDTGEPIRNKDGLCELCEPNEPGVFIGKIVKGNPSREFLGYVDAKASAKKIVKDVFKHGDMAFLSGDLLVADEKGYLYFKDRTGDTFRWKGENVSTSEVEAQVSNVAGYKDTVVYGVTIPHTEGRAGMAAIYDPQGELDLDVFAANLAKVLPAYARPQILRLLTKVDLTGTFKLRKVDLQKEGYDPNVVKDALYYQTSKGRYEPLTPSAYEKVQRNEIRF, encoded by the exons ATGGGTTGGTTTTTTGCGGTACTCGTTGCGCTCATCGCTTTGCTGCTAACAAGGTCTTGGCGCTGGTTCTACATCGCGGGAGCAACAGCCAAACGAGATTTAAC TGCTCTGTGGGCCTATGGAAAGCTGCTGCGATACACGAAACGTCACGAACGCCTCAACCATACCGTGGCCGATGTGTTCGAGGAAAATGTGACTGCTCATCCGGAGAAGATAGCTGTGATTAGCGAGACACAGAAATGGACATTCCGTCAGGTGAACGAGCATGCGAATCGCGTGGCCAATGTGCTGCAGGCGCAGGGCTATCGAAAGGGCGACGTTGTCGGTCTGCTGATGGAGAACCGTGCCGAGTATGTGGCCACCTGGCTGGGTCTATCCAAAATTGGCATCATCACGCCGCTGATCAACACGAATCTGCGCGGACCCTCGCTGCTGCACAGCATCACAGTGGCGCATTGCCATGCGCTCATCTACGGCGAGGATTTCGTTGAGGCCATGTCCGACATAACCAAAGAGCTGCCCAACGATCTGACACTGTTTCAATTCAATAACGAGAATAACAACACACAATCGGAGGCGGTCAAACAGGCCAAGAATCTGAATACGCTGCTCTCCGCGGCCAGCACTCAGAAACCCGGCAAGGCTCAGGTGGATCATCATGACAAACTGGTCTACATCTATACATCGGGCACCACGGGTCTGCCCAAGGCGGCTGTCATCTCCCACTCACG TTATTTGTTCATTGCCGCCGGCATCCACTACACAATGGGCTTCAAGAACGACGACGTGTTTTATACGCCTTTGCCGCTCTATCACACCGCTGGTGGCATCATGTGCATGGGTCAGTCGGTGATCTTTGGCTCCACGGTGTCCATACGCAAGAAGTTCTCGGCTTCCAACTATTTTGCCGATTGCGCCAAGTTCAATGCTACT GTTGGTCAATATATTGGCGAAATGGCGCGGTATATCCTGGCCACAAAGCCATCGGATTACGATCGTGCGCATCGCGTGCGTTTGGTCTTTGGCAACGGTTTGCGTCCACAGATTTGGCCGCAGTTTGTGGAGCGTTTCAATATAGCCAAAGTGGGTGAATTTTATGGGGCTACCGAAGGCAATGCGAACATTATGAATCACGACAATACTGTGGGTGCCATTGGCTTTGTCTCGCGCATATTGCCCCAGGTATATCCTATATCGATAATACGCGCCGATCCGGATACTGGCGAGCCCATACGTAACAAGGATGGCCTTTGCGAGCTCTGTGAGCCCAACGAACCGGGCGTCTTCATAGGTAAGATTGTCAAGGGCAATCCGTCGCGAGAATTTCTGGGCTATGTGGACGCCAAGGCATCGGCCAAGAAGATTGTCAAGGATGTGTTCAAGCATGGCGATATGGCATTTCTCTCCGGCGATCTGCTGGTCGCTGATGAGAAGGGCTATTTGTACTTTAAGGATCGCACGGGTGACACATTCCGTTGGAAGGGCGAAAACGTATCTACCAGCGAGGTCGAGGCTCAGGTCAGCAATGTAGCTGGCTACAAGGACACCGTGGTGTATGGCGTAACCATACCGCATACCGAAGGACGCGCCGGCATGGCTGCCATATACGATCCGCAGGGTGAACTCGATTTGGATGTATTTGCCGCGAATCTAGCCAAGGTGCTGCCCGCCTATGCGCGCCCACAAATACTGCGACTGCTCACCAAAGTGGATTTGACGGGCACCTTCAAGCTGCGCAAGGTGGATCTGCAGAAGGAGGGCTATGATCCAAATGTGGTCAAGGATGCGCTCTACTATCAAACATCCAAGGGACGCTACGAGCCGCTCACGCCCAGCGCCTACGAAAAAGTGCAGCGCAACGAGATACGATTTTAA
- the Lrr47 gene encoding leucine-rich repeat protein 1 yields the protein MKILCEVQVLNRTTQANRTPRAVKSTLAIGYKQSARDSNGNTKKELEMVLFTPQVKAGTRYKVRDNIHCVHTKFVLDGKATIGFKQPAENLLIKCDPIQLKGFLQTLKLGMEGKDAINLRLNIANTTAIPQKAQPQLRMTINKRSEYPVKGFPRTLKSLTINNIQLMKLSFEICTLRNLTTLDVSGNKLVKIPTELGRLPLTSLHLSGNALGELNDWCWLRGSKLSQSLCELDLSANGLSYFPPPLVRFESLVTLNLNHNKLRHLPFAIRRLQKLRSLHVSSNKLESLPAAIEDLHIDLLDVWGNCFKGFNVEAAQTQVQRTAATHTPTPLWLQAARVVSAHKLPYSTSTLPAILIELISEAPKCLCGKLCYALESRDLLKRVTQPKFTNIKNLTYSREHQIYSDVIICGPNCCAYPQLKALFNILIS from the exons ATGAAAATATTATGCGAGGTGCAGGTCTTAAATCGCACAACGCAAGCAAATCGCACGCCACGGGCCGTAAAATCAACGCTGGCCATTGGCTACAAGCAAAGCGCGCGCGACTCCAATGGCAACACCAAAAAGGAGCTGGAAATGGTGCTGTTTACGCCACAGGTGAAGGCTGGCACACGGTACAAGGTGCGCGATAATATACACTGCGTGCACACCAAGTTCGTGCTGGACGGGAAGGCCACCATTGGCTTTAAGCAGCCGGCCGAGAATCTGCTCATCAAATGTGATCCCATACAGCTGAAGGGTTTTCTGCAAACGCTCAAGCTGGGCATGGAGGGCAAGGATGCCATCAATCTGAGACTGAACATAGCCAACACAACCGCCATACCACAGAAGGCACAACCGCAGCTGCGCATGACCATCAATAAACGCAGCGAATATCCAGTTAAAGGTTTTCCGCGCACTCTCAAATCGCTGACCATCAACAATATCCAATTGATGAAGCTCAGCTTTGAGATTTGTACGCTGCGCAATCTAACCACGCTGGATGTCAGTGGCAACAAGCTAGTAAAG ATACCCACAGAATTGGGTCGCCTGCCGCTGACCTCGCTGCATTTGAGCGGCAATGCCCTAGGCGAGCTCAACGACTGGTGCTGGCTGCGTGGCAGCAAACTGAGTCAGTCCCTTTGCGAGCTGGACTTGTCGGCTAACGGACTCAGCTATTTTCCACCGCCATTGGTCAGATTCGAGAGCCTGGTCACGCTCAATCTGAACCATAATAAGCTGCGTCACCTGCCGTTCGCCATACGTCGCCTTCAAAAGCTGCGATCGCTGCATGTGTCCAGCAATAAATTAGAGTCACTGCCCGCTGCCATTGAGGATCTGCATATAGATTTGCTGGACGTGTGGGGCAACTGTTTCAAAGGTTTTAATGTGGAAGCCGCTCAAACACAGGTGCAACGCAcagctgccacacacacgcccacgcCGCTCTGGTTGCAGGCGGCACGCGTGGTCTCTGCACATAAACTGCCCTATTCGACAAGTACACTGCCTGCCATACTCATCGAACTCATCTCGGAAGCGCCCAAGTGCCTGTGCGGCAAACTGTGCTATGCGCTGGAGTCTCGCGATCTGCTGAAGCGCGTTACCCAGCCCAAGTTTACCAATATCAAGAATTTGACCTACAGTCGAGAGCATCAGATCTATTCGGATGTGATCATCTGTGGTCCCAATTGTTGTGCCTATCCGCAGCTGAAGGCTCTATTCAATATATTAATCTCTTGA